One Calditrichia bacterium DNA window includes the following coding sequences:
- a CDS encoding DoxX family protein — translation MKNNKVWKHTLIIVQTIVGILFLLAGAAKFLAADFWIKKFSQWHYPDKFYMIVGFVEFVAAILLFVPKISKYAVISLIFVMIAAILTHVVHQESTEIFRPGIYLVLLVTIIFLKRKANNVQ, via the coding sequence ATGAAAAACAATAAAGTTTGGAAACACACTTTAATAATTGTTCAAACAATAGTTGGAATATTGTTTTTGTTGGCGGGAGCAGCAAAATTTTTAGCAGCAGATTTTTGGATAAAAAAGTTTAGCCAGTGGCATTATCCTGATAAATTTTACATGATTGTCGGTTTTGTCGAGTTTGTGGCTGCAATATTACTCTTTGTTCCAAAGATATCAAAATACGCTGTCATTTCATTGATTTTTGTCATGATTGCCGCCATTTTGACCCATGTGGTTCATCAGGAATCAACAGAGATATTTCGACCGGGAATTTATTTAGTTTTGCTGGTGACAATCATTTTTCTTAAAAGAAAAGCGAATAATGTCCAATAG
- a CDS encoding winged helix-turn-helix domain-containing protein, which produces MKEPVNMDANDKITIGAWSLRLASGLLSDGKSAEVYLEPRLATLFYLLGKHPNQLVTRKQLIEHIWNETFVNEESLTKAVSDLRKLLATHFEDPPQIRTIPKRGYKMVFATSEEKKTIWKTVGKIGFWGIVGFVLMILVIRGLNY; this is translated from the coding sequence ATGAAAGAACCTGTTAACATGGACGCTAATGACAAGATCACTATTGGCGCATGGTCACTAAGGCTGGCATCCGGCTTGCTTTCAGATGGGAAATCAGCTGAGGTATATCTCGAGCCACGATTGGCAACACTGTTTTACCTGTTAGGCAAACATCCCAATCAATTAGTGACCAGAAAGCAGCTGATTGAGCATATTTGGAATGAAACTTTCGTTAATGAAGAATCGCTCACCAAAGCTGTTTCAGATTTGCGAAAACTGTTGGCAACTCATTTCGAAGATCCACCGCAAATCCGCACAATTCCAAAGCGAGGATACAAAATGGTCTTTGCTACGAGCGAGGAAAAGAAGACAATTTGGAAAACGGTTGGAAAGATTGGATTTTGGGGTATTGTGGGGTTTGTTTTGATGATTCTGGTTATTCGTGGACTAAATTATTAA
- a CDS encoding BrnT family toxin, whose product MYIFTIYIMGEKMLLNCEGFQRDEGNQSKNWIKHSVSQSECEQPFFNRPVIVAEDAGHSQKELRWFMLGRTNSDRCLFIVFTIRGKLIRIVSARDMSKKERKIYNEQIKKNP is encoded by the coding sequence ATGTATATTTTCACAATATACATCATGGGCGAGAAAATGTTACTCAATTGTGAAGGATTTCAACGGGATGAGGGCAATCAAAGCAAAAATTGGATAAAGCACAGCGTATCGCAAAGCGAGTGCGAACAGCCCTTTTTTAACAGACCGGTCATTGTTGCTGAAGACGCCGGACACTCACAAAAAGAATTGCGGTGGTTTATGCTTGGCAGAACAAATAGTGACCGATGCTTATTTATTGTTTTCACAATCAGAGGAAAATTGATTCGAATTGTTTCTGCCCGAGACATGAGCAAAAAGGAAAGAAAAATTTATAATGAGCAAATTAAAAAAAATCCCTGA
- a CDS encoding BrnA antitoxin family protein — MSKLKKIPDFKNEDEERAFWASADSAEYINWKISKQVVFPNLKPSTKTISLRLPEDLLDEIKMVANKRDVPYQSLIKIFLKERIDYELNQ, encoded by the coding sequence ATGAGCAAATTAAAAAAAATCCCTGATTTCAAAAATGAGGATGAAGAAAGAGCGTTTTGGGCAAGTGCGGATTCTGCAGAATACATAAACTGGAAAATATCGAAACAGGTGGTGTTTCCAAACCTGAAACCTTCCACAAAAACGATTTCCCTTCGCCTTCCGGAAGATTTGCTGGATGAGATTAAAATGGTTGCCAATAAACGAGATGTTCCTTACCAATCGTTAATCAAGATCTTTTTAAAAGAGCGAATTGACTACGAATTAAATCAATAA
- a CDS encoding ABC transporter permease, with the protein MFSNYFKIAIRNLRKNKVYSLINIIGLAIGIAGFILITIFIKTELAFDTFHPNAERIYRPVEIQKPRGVDIQHVAVTMAPLAEALKSDFPEIEQVTRVMRSGNVFVRKGEMAFYEDNSACTDPSFFDLFKVEFIHGNPETALNGPHDVILNREIAEKFFPNQNPLGETLELEFWFGKNEYKVTGVIENYPENSHLVFSMLANIDQLDAEYSDMMNNWDSNFLATYVLLKEGTSAAQLEEKFPAFLDRHLNESSWNTGLEMYLQPLTEIHLFSDHIRFQTYNNNQGSIDYIYIFAAIALFILLIACINFMNLSTARSVKRAREVGIRKVMGSQRKELIAQFLGESIIISFIALILAVGLAQTAIPFVNEVSGRDLVLGEQNYAFLIPVLIGVAILTGIFAGIYPAFFLSAFRPIETLKAQFNIGPKGRSAQMRKLLVVTQFTIAIALIICTGIVINQMDYIRNKNLGFNREQLMYLPIRGEEESNSIEQLKSTLAENPQIISAAASSGQTGVSGNQSTRTVAGTNGEVSLMMRISYVDFDLINTMEMELVDGRNFSREFATDTSQAVIINETAVRELGWENPIGMQFEREDAQPMTVIGVVKDFQYNKMTRKIEPLFMNIDPERYNYLMIRVRPENITQTLDFIEQTWTNLLPGHPYEYGFMDEYFERMYRAEQNMGRLFGGFSTLAILVACLGLVGLVTFTAEQRTKEIGIRKILGATVPNVIWLLSKEFLLLVTIALAVSAPIAGWLMRRWLENFVEHAGLNGWIFLLAGVIALAIALLSVSFQAIRTALANPVKTLRYE; encoded by the coding sequence ATGTTTTCAAATTATTTCAAAATCGCTATTCGCAATTTGCGAAAAAACAAAGTGTATTCACTGATCAACATTATCGGGCTGGCTATCGGGATAGCCGGGTTTATCCTCATCACCATTTTTATCAAAACCGAGCTGGCATTTGACACATTCCACCCGAATGCGGAGCGTATTTACCGTCCGGTGGAAATCCAGAAACCGCGCGGGGTGGATATCCAGCACGTTGCGGTAACGATGGCACCGCTCGCCGAAGCGCTGAAATCCGATTTCCCGGAAATTGAGCAGGTAACCCGGGTGATGCGCTCCGGCAATGTGTTTGTTCGCAAAGGCGAAATGGCATTTTATGAAGACAATTCGGCGTGCACCGATCCGTCATTTTTTGATTTGTTCAAGGTCGAGTTTATTCACGGCAACCCGGAAACAGCGTTGAACGGACCGCATGACGTAATCCTTAACCGGGAAATTGCCGAGAAATTTTTCCCCAACCAAAACCCGCTCGGCGAAACGCTGGAACTGGAATTCTGGTTCGGCAAAAATGAATACAAAGTTACCGGCGTCATCGAAAATTACCCGGAAAATTCCCATCTCGTTTTCAGCATGCTCGCAAACATCGACCAGCTGGATGCGGAATACAGCGACATGATGAACAACTGGGATTCCAATTTTTTGGCAACCTATGTGCTATTAAAAGAAGGCACTTCCGCTGCCCAACTGGAAGAAAAATTCCCGGCATTTCTGGACCGGCATCTCAATGAATCATCGTGGAATACCGGACTGGAAATGTATCTGCAACCGCTGACGGAAATCCATCTGTTTTCCGATCACATCCGTTTCCAAACCTACAATAACAATCAGGGCAGCATCGATTATATCTACATTTTCGCGGCGATCGCGCTGTTCATTTTGCTGATCGCCTGCATCAATTTTATGAATCTCTCGACTGCTCGCTCCGTAAAACGCGCCCGCGAAGTGGGCATCCGCAAAGTGATGGGCTCGCAACGCAAAGAGCTGATCGCCCAATTTTTGGGAGAATCGATTATTATTTCCTTTATCGCGCTGATATTGGCGGTGGGGCTGGCGCAAACGGCCATCCCGTTTGTGAACGAGGTTTCCGGTCGCGATCTGGTTCTCGGTGAGCAAAACTACGCTTTCCTGATTCCGGTGCTGATTGGCGTTGCCATTTTGACCGGCATTTTCGCGGGTATTTATCCGGCGTTTTTCCTCTCCGCGTTCCGCCCCATCGAAACGCTCAAAGCGCAGTTCAACATTGGGCCGAAAGGGCGCTCCGCGCAGATGCGCAAGTTGCTGGTGGTGACTCAATTTACCATCGCAATTGCGCTGATTATTTGCACCGGCATCGTCATCAACCAGATGGATTATATCCGCAACAAAAATCTCGGTTTCAACCGCGAGCAGCTGATGTATCTCCCGATTCGCGGCGAAGAGGAATCGAACAGCATCGAACAGTTGAAATCGACGCTGGCGGAAAATCCGCAGATCATCAGTGCGGCGGCAAGTTCCGGGCAAACCGGCGTCAGCGGCAACCAAAGCACCCGCACGGTCGCCGGCACCAACGGCGAGGTAAGCCTGATGATGCGCATCAGCTATGTGGATTTTGACCTGATCAACACAATGGAAATGGAGCTTGTCGACGGGCGTAATTTTTCCCGCGAATTTGCCACAGATACTTCGCAGGCGGTGATCATCAACGAAACCGCGGTACGGGAACTCGGCTGGGAAAACCCTATCGGCATGCAATTTGAGCGCGAAGACGCCCAACCGATGACCGTGATCGGCGTGGTGAAAGATTTCCAGTATAACAAAATGACCCGCAAAATTGAGCCGCTGTTCATGAACATCGATCCGGAACGATACAATTATCTGATGATTCGCGTTCGCCCGGAAAACATCACCCAAACCCTTGATTTTATTGAACAAACATGGACCAATCTTCTCCCCGGTCATCCGTATGAATACGGGTTTATGGATGAATATTTTGAGCGGATGTATCGCGCGGAGCAAAATATGGGGCGGCTGTTCGGCGGATTTTCCACGCTGGCGATTCTCGTTGCCTGCCTCGGGCTGGTCGGATTGGTAACATTTACGGCGGAACAGCGTACTAAAGAAATTGGCATCCGCAAGATTTTGGGCGCCACGGTGCCAAACGTGATCTGGTTGTTATCTAAAGAATTT